Proteins from one Shewanella pealeana ATCC 700345 genomic window:
- a CDS encoding AbgT family transporter → MSSNNGDRLHQSGGASLDPNNQVSGWFVRFLNIVERLGNLLPHPITLFAIFCAAVVVISGIAGYFELSVVDPRPEGAAGRSSDGMIHVVSLMNAEGLRMIVSNLVTNFTGFTPLGTVLVALLGVGIAERSGLLSAAMRSLVMGTSKRLVTLTIVFAGIVSNTAAELGYVVLIPMAAMIFHSLGRHPLAGLAAAFAGVSGGYSANLLLGTVDPLLSGITEAAAQMIDPDYTVGPEANWYFMFASTFIITFLGAFVTEKIVEPKLGKYDPSQAANDLGEAKMEQISAIEKRGLKAAGIAILVMSVLLALTVVPEGAPLRDPKTGLVSGSPFLKGIVAFIFICFAVPGLVYGRIVGTMKRDIDVINAMSHSMSSMGMYIVLVFFASQFVAFFTWTNLGSVFAVAGADALQAIGLTGPLVFVVFIAMCGFINLMLGSASAQWAVTAPVFVPMLMLVGYAPETIQAAYRIGDSVTNLITPMMSYFGLILAVASQYNKNLGIGTLIATMLPYTIVFFIGWTSFFFIWVFGFGLPVGPGSATYYTP, encoded by the coding sequence ATGAGCAGCAATAACGGAGATCGCCTGCATCAGTCAGGCGGTGCCTCTTTAGATCCTAATAATCAAGTCAGTGGTTGGTTTGTTCGTTTCCTCAACATCGTAGAAAGGCTCGGAAACCTGTTACCTCACCCAATTACGCTATTTGCAATTTTTTGTGCCGCCGTTGTCGTTATCAGTGGCATAGCCGGCTATTTTGAATTAAGTGTTGTCGACCCTAGACCCGAAGGTGCAGCGGGGCGCAGCAGTGACGGTATGATCCATGTTGTCAGCCTGATGAATGCTGAAGGCCTGCGGATGATAGTCTCCAACTTAGTCACTAACTTCACCGGCTTTACTCCGCTAGGAACGGTACTTGTCGCCTTACTTGGTGTCGGTATTGCTGAGCGTTCAGGATTGCTATCAGCAGCAATGCGCTCACTGGTTATGGGAACATCGAAGCGTTTAGTGACTCTCACTATCGTGTTTGCAGGTATCGTTTCAAATACTGCTGCGGAGCTTGGATACGTAGTACTTATCCCTATGGCGGCGATGATTTTCCATTCGCTAGGTCGTCATCCGCTTGCAGGACTCGCGGCAGCTTTTGCTGGTGTGTCTGGTGGCTACAGCGCAAACTTGCTATTAGGCACAGTCGACCCATTATTATCAGGGATAACCGAAGCCGCTGCGCAAATGATTGACCCAGACTACACAGTTGGCCCAGAAGCAAACTGGTACTTTATGTTTGCATCCACCTTCATCATTACCTTTTTAGGCGCCTTCGTTACCGAGAAAATTGTTGAGCCTAAACTGGGGAAATATGATCCGAGTCAGGCAGCCAATGATCTTGGCGAAGCCAAAATGGAGCAGATTAGCGCTATTGAAAAGCGTGGTCTAAAAGCCGCAGGCATCGCTATTTTAGTCATGTCTGTGCTATTAGCACTGACAGTGGTACCAGAAGGTGCGCCTCTTAGAGATCCTAAAACCGGATTAGTCTCAGGCTCGCCATTTCTAAAAGGCATCGTTGCCTTTATCTTTATCTGCTTTGCCGTTCCAGGATTGGTTTATGGCCGTATCGTTGGCACCATGAAGCGCGATATCGATGTGATTAATGCTATGTCACACAGCATGAGTAGCATGGGCATGTACATTGTTTTGGTATTCTTTGCCTCACAATTTGTCGCTTTCTTTACCTGGACTAATTTAGGTTCGGTATTTGCGGTTGCAGGCGCTGATGCATTACAAGCAATTGGCCTAACAGGCCCCTTGGTTTTCGTTGTGTTTATCGCTATGTGCGGCTTTATTAACTTAATGCTCGGTAGTGCATCGGCGCAATGGGCAGTCACCGCACCTGTATTCGTACCTATGTTAATGCTAGTGGGTTATGCCCCGGAAACCATTCAGGCTGCTTATCGAATCGGCGACTCCGTCACTAATCTAATTACGCCAATGATGAGCTATTTTGGTCTTATTTTGGCCGTCGCGTCGCAATACAATAAGAACCTAGGTATTGGCACCTTAATCGCGACTATGTTGCCATACACCATAGTATTCTTTATCGGTTGGACCAGCTTCTTCTTTATCTGGGTGTTCGGATTCGGATTACCTGTCGGGCCGGGGTCGGCAACTTATTATACGCCTTAA
- the yfcE gene encoding phosphodiesterase, which produces MKLFIASDLHGSVIATQAMLTRFEQSGAQYLILLGDMLNHGPRNAIPDGYNPTALAETLNQYADKIIAVRGNCDSEVDQMLLQFPITASFAQVLMPQMRLFLTHGHIYNPDNLPPLQAGDALVYGHTHIAVAEYRDDILLFNPGSTTIPRNGARASYGLITDTECQVRAIDNDELLLSCPIRHTR; this is translated from the coding sequence ATGAAACTTTTTATTGCCTCCGATCTACACGGCTCTGTTATAGCCACTCAAGCCATGCTGACTCGCTTTGAGCAGTCTGGGGCTCAATACCTTATTCTGCTCGGAGACATGCTTAATCACGGCCCGCGTAACGCCATCCCCGACGGCTACAATCCCACGGCCTTAGCTGAAACGCTGAACCAGTATGCCGATAAGATTATTGCCGTTCGCGGTAACTGCGACAGCGAAGTAGACCAAATGCTACTGCAATTTCCGATCACCGCGAGCTTTGCTCAAGTATTGATGCCACAAATGCGTTTATTCCTCACCCACGGCCATATTTATAATCCCGATAACCTGCCACCGCTACAAGCTGGTGATGCACTAGTCTATGGTCATACCCACATTGCAGTGGCTGAATATCGTGACGATATTTTATTGTTCAACCCGGGTTCAACCACCATTCCACGTAATGGTGCTCGAGCTTCTTACGGCTTAATCACTGACACAGAATGTCAGGTACGCGCCATAGACAACGATGAGCTACTACTCAGCTGTCCGATACGTCATACAAGATAG